The Delphinus delphis chromosome 10, mDelDel1.2, whole genome shotgun sequence genome includes a region encoding these proteins:
- the POLR1H gene encoding DNA-directed RNA polymerase I subunit RPA12 has product MDLASTCSSFQSDLDFCPDCGSVLPLPGAQDTVACTRCGFSINVRDFEAKVVKTSFVFHKLGTAMPVSMEEGPEFQGPVVDRRCSRCGHEGMAYHTRQMRSADEGQTVFYTCTNCKFQEKEDS; this is encoded by the exons ATGGACCTCGCCAGCACCTGCTCCAGCTTTCAGTCTGACCTGGATTTCTGTCCGGATTGCGGCTCGGTCCTGCCTCTTCCCGGAGCTCAGGATACGGTCGCGTGTACTCGCTGTGGCTTCTCCATCAACGTGCGAG ACTTTGAGGCGAAGGTTGTGAAGACCTCATTTGTGTTCCACAAACTGGGAACAGCCATGCCCGTGTCGATGGAGGAAGGACCTGAGTTCCAGGGACCCGTG GTTGACAGGCGCTGCTCTCGATGTGGGCACGAGGGAATGGCATACCACACCAGACAGATGCGCTCCGCTGATGAAGGGCAGACCGTCTTCTACACCTGTACCAACTGCAA gttccaggagaaggaagactcttga